GCGGGGATCAACCGTCACCGAACTGCTCGACCTCGGCATCGGTGCCGCAACACTTGTCCTTGCGGTGCCCGACGATGCAGGCGTCGCCAACCCACGCGATCTGGACGGTGCAAAGATCGCGACCGAATTTCCCGCCATCACCCGCGGCTATTTTTCGGGCCTCGGCCTCCATGTAACGATAGTCCCGGTCGGCGGAGCGTGCGAGGCGACTCCCTACCTCGGCATCGCCGATGCAATTGTGGATCTCTCAAGCTCGGGCAATACGCTCCGGACAAACCGCCTGAGGGTAATTGATACGATCCTCGAGTCCTGCACGATCCTTATCGCCAACCCGGACAGCATGACATCTCATGCAGGAAAGATCGAGGAGCTCCGGCTCGCCCTCGAGAGCGTGATTCGTGCGCAGGGACAGGCATATGTAATGATGAATGTTCATCGTGAGGCACTCGATGA
The Methanoculleus sp. SDB DNA segment above includes these coding regions:
- a CDS encoding ATP phosphoribosyltransferase; translated protein: RGSTVTELLDLGIGAATLVLAVPDDAGVANPRDLDGAKIATEFPAITRGYFSGLGLHVTIVPVGGACEATPYLGIADAIVDLSSSGNTLRTNRLRVIDTILESCTILIANPDSMTSHAGKIEELRLALESVIRAQGQAYVMMNVHREALDEVKTVLPGLSGPTVMDVASDQNLVAVHAVVAEERIYQLISLLKKAGARDILVMPIDRIIR